The genomic stretch ACCTCGGCGCCACCATCCGATACCACGAGCTCGTCGAGGGGGTATTCGGCATCGACGACATCCTGGTCACGACGCGATACCTGAATCACCCCGCCCTCACGCTCGGATACCGCCTGGAGGCCGATGGGGTGGCCATCGTGTACGCGACGGACCACGAGCCCCACGCCCGCGACCTCGCGGCCGGGGCGGAACGCGAACACCTCGGGGGGGAGGACCAGCGGCATGCGGCCTTCCTGGCCGGCGCCGACCTGGTCATCCACGACGCGCAGTACACGGCCAGCGAGTATCCCGCCAAGGTGGGCTGGGGCCACAGTACGATGGAATACGTGGTCGACGTCGCGCGCGCGTCGGACGTCCGGCGACTCGCGTTGTTTCACCACGACCCGTTGCGCGACGACGATGCGATGGATCGTCTCGTGGAGGCTGCCCGCCGCCGCGTCGCCCGGTCACTCCCAGCGCTGGAGGTGTTCGCTGCTGCCGAGGGGCAGGTCGTCGAGCTCATCGGCGTCGCCCCCGGGCGGGTCGAGAGCGCTGGCGCACAGGTGTCCACCGCGATGAATGCGCCGCCGACCATGGTCGAGTACGCCGTCGTGCTGGCCAGCGGTGATCCGCAGACCACGGCCGCCCTGTCAGACGCCGCGCAGTCGGATGGCTTCCGGCTCCTGGTCGCTGCCGACGGCGACGCCGCCCTCCGCTTCGTGCGCTCGGACCGACCGTCCCTCCTGGTGCTCGAGCGCCAGCTGCCAGACCGAGACGGCCTCGACGTCTGCGGCGCCGTCCGGGCCGAGGCGGGTACCTACGGGCAGGAGGTGCCCGTCGTCATCACCACGACGGACGACCGCGTCGACATGTGGGCCGGGGGCAAGGCCGGCGTGACCGATTGGCTGGTGAAGCCCTTTTCGAGCCTCTACGCGCGGGCCCGCATCCGGGCGTGGGTCCTCCGCACGGTATGCCGATGGCAACGGGCGCCGCTTCCCAAGGACGAAGCGCGGCGCCTCCAGGCGCTGCGGCGCCTCGGGCTGCTCGATACCGAGCCCGAGGAACGATTTGACCGGCTCACCCGCCTGGCGGCGACGCTGTTCGATGCGCCGATCGCGCTGGTGGGTCTGATCGACGCGGATCGCCAATGGTTCAAGTCGACGCATGGCCTGGACGCCCGCGAGGTCCCGCGCGAGGTCTCGTTCTGTGCGCACGCGATTCACGGGAACGACGTGATGGTCGTCCCCGATGCCACCCTCGACCCGCGGTTCGCCGATAATCCCGGCGTGACGGGTGGGCCGCGCATCCGGGCGTACGTCGGCTATCCGCT from Candidatus Methylomirabilota bacterium encodes the following:
- a CDS encoding GAF domain-containing protein — encoded protein: MRVRFWGTRGSIAKAGPGTVRYGGNTSCVEVRSGGGTLVVLDCGTGAHGLGHALVTAGPAPRRGHLLITHTHWDHIQGIPFFQPLFAAGDEWDIYAPGGLGQSIRETLAGQMQYSYFPVRLEDLGATIRYHELVEGVFGIDDILVTTRYLNHPALTLGYRLEADGVAIVYATDHEPHARDLAAGAEREHLGGEDQRHAAFLAGADLVIHDAQYTASEYPAKVGWGHSTMEYVVDVARASDVRRLALFHHDPLRDDDAMDRLVEAARRRVARSLPALEVFAAAEGQVVELIGVAPGRVESAGAQVSTAMNAPPTMVEYAVVLASGDPQTTAALSDAAQSDGFRLLVAADGDAALRFVRSDRPSLLVLERQLPDRDGLDVCGAVRAEAGTYGQEVPVVITTTDDRVDMWAGGKAGVTDWLVKPFSSLYARARIRAWVLRTVCRWQRAPLPKDEARRLQALRRLGLLDTEPEERFDRLTRLAATLFDAPIALVGLIDADRQWFKSTHGLDAREVPREVSFCAHAIHGNDVMVVPDATLDPRFADNPGVTGGPRIRAYVGYPLAVADGSRVGTLCILDPRPRQLDGAALQLFRDLGALVEQELNRTRPAV